The following coding sequences are from one Desulfuromonas sp. TF window:
- the mtnA gene encoding S-methyl-5-thioribose-1-phosphate isomerase, with product MSIRPILFENGILKMIDQRRLPTEELWLEYTEYRGVAEAIRSMVVRGAPAIGVAAAFGAAFGARDVAADDFETFWPTFEEVCAHLAATRPTAVNLFWALDRMKAYARANRNLPLDELKLRLLDEAAAIAQEDDRINRTMGRFGEPLIPQEARVLTHCNAGALATGGYGTALGVIRAAVEAGKKVAVLADETRPFLQGSRLTAWELARDNIPVTLICDNMAGYLMSKGEIDCVIVGADRIAANGDVANKIGTYTVAVLAKEHGLPFYVAAPISTIDFSIPDGSHIPIEERDAREVTHSGDRRMAPEGIAVRNPAFDVTPARLVSAIITERGVVQGDYLQGLKELLGNK from the coding sequence ATGTCCATAAGACCCATCCTGTTCGAAAACGGCATCCTGAAGATGATTGACCAGCGTCGGCTTCCCACCGAGGAGCTGTGGCTGGAATACACCGAATACCGGGGCGTGGCGGAAGCCATTCGCTCCATGGTCGTGCGCGGCGCTCCGGCCATCGGGGTGGCGGCGGCCTTCGGAGCGGCCTTCGGCGCCCGGGATGTGGCGGCGGACGATTTCGAGACTTTTTGGCCAACCTTCGAAGAGGTCTGCGCACATCTGGCCGCCACCCGTCCGACCGCCGTCAATCTCTTCTGGGCTCTCGACCGGATGAAGGCGTACGCCCGGGCCAATCGCAACCTCCCTCTGGACGAGTTGAAGCTGCGTCTTCTCGACGAGGCCGCCGCCATCGCTCAGGAGGACGACCGGATCAACCGGACCATGGGTCGGTTCGGCGAACCTCTCATCCCGCAGGAGGCCCGCGTCCTGACCCACTGCAACGCAGGTGCGCTGGCCACCGGGGGCTACGGCACGGCCCTGGGGGTGATCCGGGCCGCGGTGGAGGCGGGAAAAAAGGTGGCCGTTCTGGCCGACGAGACCCGCCCCTTTCTCCAGGGGTCGCGCCTGACCGCCTGGGAGCTGGCCCGGGACAATATTCCCGTCACCCTGATCTGCGACAACATGGCAGGCTATCTGATGAGCAAGGGTGAAATCGACTGTGTCATCGTCGGCGCCGACCGCATCGCGGCCAACGGCGACGTGGCCAACAAGATCGGCACCTACACGGTGGCGGTGCTGGCCAAAGAACACGGCCTCCCCTTCTATGTCGCCGCACCCATCTCCACCATCGATTTTTCCATCCCCGACGGCTCCCACATTCCCATTGAGGAGCGGGACGCCCGCGAAGTCACCCACAGCGGTGACCGGAGAATGGCGCCCGAGGGGATCGCGGTGCGCAATCCGGCCTTCGACGTGACCCCGGCCCGGCTGGTGAGCGCCATCATCACCGAAAGGGGAGTTGTCCAGGGGGACTACCTTCAAGGTCTGAAAGAACTGCTGGGAAACAAATAA
- the glnE gene encoding bifunctional [glutamate--ammonia ligase]-adenylyl-L-tyrosine phosphorylase/[glutamate--ammonia-ligase] adenylyltransferase has protein sequence MDIALLTRKLAQALAAGNDVDLTALARELGFSEPKKSATNLRLLKGVLNDENLLAGIVRSAGDAASPDQALNSLERLSAVVRAEELVSVLGNGPSHRQLLTILGASPFLTGILCRKPSYFQDLFPGGEIERRKDEAEMRAELRERIPADADFVVLQRELRLYKFREILRIASRDLCGVADLAEVTGELSALAAASLQRSYEICDTLLRSEYGAPLLASAADQLAAEAEFTIFGMGKFGGRELNFSSDIDLIYFYSSEKGMTAGIPGPLGETRNRLHLHQYFCKLGEMITRAVGQATEDGFVFRVDLRLRPEGNSGEMANSLRSAEIYYESWGQSWERAAMIKARPVAGDIPLGERLLKNLEPFVYRRFLDYGMVEDIKVMKQKIDRSLTREREGELNLKLGRGGIREIEFFIQALQLIYAGKNPALREKNSLAALERLCREGLIRQQEHDTLREAYIFLRTVEHRIQVVQERQTHNLPVRPDEMLALARRCGFPDAETFGRTLERHRRGVENIYRDLFYTSEEEIREEVRPEVAFLFDPSADSDLVKDLLEEKGFKNPDAAYEILLMLRDGQPRAHLTERGRRLFERIAPLLMQEVIDSPEPDMALLNLERFLEVLKARATFYALLAENKEIIKVLVTLFGTSQFLSRIFIQHPEILDSLVSRSYAVSFKERNAMQRDLEQLMQSAADYEDKLDILRRFRNEEFLRIAMGDIHGHMPQGQGATQLSTLADACLEKSLKIARDELLPRFGLPFCRDEKGAEHEAAFAIVGMGKLGGVELNYHSDLDIIFVYEGEGETRPVAGTDKERFRELSNPEYFSRLAQRVISVLTLITREGYVYQIDTRLRPSGNQGPLVTSLPAFERYHRSSAQLWERQALTKARVVVGSPAFAGRIEELIGQLVFERPLAGDLKEEIYRLRGRMETEIAREGADHLNIKTGRGGMVDVEFLAQYLQLRHGQDRPSLRQTNTLGILQALLDEGLLTETDHESLAGGYKFLRRLENKLRLIHDQSINELSGERAYLVKLARRLGYADRPLSPDKVLLEDYRQVTGKIREIFERFLGPDQAPESVISENR, from the coding sequence ATGGATATCGCTCTTCTGACCCGAAAACTTGCCCAGGCTCTGGCGGCCGGAAACGATGTGGATCTGACCGCCCTGGCCCGAGAACTCGGATTTTCCGAACCGAAGAAAAGCGCCACCAACCTGCGCCTGCTCAAGGGCGTCCTGAATGACGAAAACCTCCTGGCCGGGATCGTCCGGAGCGCCGGCGACGCCGCTTCCCCCGATCAGGCTCTCAACAGCCTGGAGCGCCTGAGCGCCGTCGTTCGGGCAGAAGAACTGGTTTCCGTACTCGGGAACGGGCCGTCACACCGCCAATTGCTCACCATTCTCGGCGCCTCCCCCTTTCTGACCGGCATTCTCTGCCGGAAACCCTCCTACTTCCAGGATCTTTTCCCCGGAGGGGAGATCGAGCGCCGCAAGGATGAAGCGGAGATGAGGGCCGAACTGCGCGAGCGCATCCCCGCCGATGCCGACTTTGTCGTCCTGCAGAGGGAACTGCGTCTCTACAAGTTCCGGGAGATTCTCCGCATCGCGAGCCGCGACCTGTGCGGAGTGGCCGACCTGGCCGAGGTCACCGGCGAGTTGTCTGCGCTGGCCGCCGCCTCGCTGCAGCGGTCTTACGAGATCTGCGACACTCTGCTGCGCTCCGAGTACGGCGCCCCCCTTCTCGCTTCGGCAGCGGATCAGCTTGCCGCCGAGGCCGAATTCACCATCTTCGGCATGGGCAAGTTCGGCGGCCGCGAACTGAACTTTTCCTCCGACATCGATCTCATCTATTTCTATTCCTCTGAAAAGGGGATGACGGCAGGCATCCCCGGCCCCCTGGGTGAAACCAGGAATCGCCTCCATCTGCATCAGTATTTCTGCAAGCTGGGAGAGATGATCACCAGAGCCGTCGGACAGGCGACGGAGGACGGATTCGTCTTTCGGGTCGACCTGCGGCTGCGCCCCGAGGGGAACAGCGGCGAGATGGCCAATTCCCTGCGCAGCGCGGAAATCTACTACGAGAGCTGGGGGCAGAGCTGGGAGAGGGCTGCAATGATCAAGGCCCGGCCCGTGGCCGGCGATATTCCTCTCGGCGAGCGACTGCTCAAGAATCTGGAGCCTTTCGTCTACCGCCGCTTCCTCGATTACGGGATGGTCGAGGACATCAAGGTGATGAAGCAGAAGATCGACCGCAGCCTGACGCGGGAGCGCGAAGGGGAACTCAACCTCAAGCTGGGCCGCGGCGGCATCAGGGAGATCGAATTTTTCATCCAGGCGCTTCAGTTGATCTATGCCGGAAAGAATCCCGCCCTCCGGGAGAAGAATTCCCTGGCGGCCCTGGAACGGCTGTGCCGGGAGGGATTGATCCGGCAGCAGGAGCATGACACCCTGCGCGAGGCCTACATCTTTCTGCGCACGGTGGAGCACCGCATCCAGGTGGTACAGGAGCGGCAGACCCACAACCTGCCTGTCCGGCCCGACGAAATGCTGGCCCTGGCCCGACGCTGCGGATTCCCCGACGCGGAGACCTTTGGCCGGACCCTGGAACGGCACCGCCGCGGAGTGGAGAATATCTATCGGGACCTTTTCTATACAAGCGAGGAGGAGATCCGGGAGGAGGTTCGCCCGGAGGTCGCCTTTCTTTTCGATCCGTCCGCTGATTCCGACCTGGTCAAGGACCTGCTGGAGGAAAAAGGGTTCAAAAACCCCGATGCCGCCTATGAGATCCTGCTGATGCTCAGGGACGGCCAGCCGCGTGCCCATCTCACCGAGCGGGGCCGACGGTTGTTCGAGCGTATTGCGCCGCTGCTGATGCAGGAGGTCATCGACTCTCCCGAACCGGACATGGCCCTGCTCAACCTGGAGCGCTTCCTCGAAGTACTGAAGGCCCGGGCTACCTTTTACGCCCTGCTGGCAGAGAACAAGGAGATCATCAAAGTTCTCGTTACCCTCTTCGGCACCAGCCAGTTCCTGTCGCGCATCTTCATCCAGCACCCCGAAATCCTCGATTCCCTGGTATCACGCTCCTATGCCGTCTCCTTCAAGGAGCGCAACGCCATGCAGCGGGACCTGGAACAGCTGATGCAATCGGCTGCGGATTACGAGGATAAGCTGGATATTCTGCGCAGGTTCCGCAACGAGGAGTTTTTGCGCATCGCCATGGGAGATATCCATGGCCACATGCCCCAGGGTCAGGGAGCGACCCAGCTCTCCACCCTCGCCGATGCCTGCCTCGAGAAGTCGCTGAAAATCGCCAGGGACGAATTGCTTCCCCGCTTCGGGCTCCCCTTCTGCAGGGACGAGAAAGGGGCGGAACACGAGGCCGCCTTCGCCATCGTCGGCATGGGAAAGCTCGGAGGCGTGGAACTGAATTACCACTCCGACCTGGACATCATCTTCGTTTACGAGGGCGAGGGGGAAACCCGCCCGGTCGCGGGAACCGACAAGGAACGGTTCCGGGAGTTGTCCAACCCGGAGTACTTCTCCCGTCTGGCCCAGAGGGTCATTTCGGTGCTGACCCTGATAACCCGGGAAGGATATGTCTACCAGATCGACACCCGCCTTCGGCCCTCGGGCAATCAGGGCCCACTGGTCACCAGCCTGCCGGCCTTTGAGCGTTATCATCGCTCATCGGCCCAGCTCTGGGAACGGCAGGCCCTCACCAAAGCCCGCGTCGTCGTTGGTTCGCCCGCCTTTGCAGGGCGCATCGAGGAACTGATAGGACAGCTGGTTTTCGAGCGGCCGCTGGCCGGTGACCTCAAGGAGGAGATTTACCGCCTGCGCGGCCGGATGGAGACGGAAATCGCCCGCGAGGGTGCGGACCACCTGAACATCAAGACGGGGCGCGGCGGAATGGTCGATGTGGAATTCCTGGCGCAGTACCTCCAACTGCGTCATGGCCAAGATCGTCCGAGCCTGCGGCAGACCAACACCCTCGGCATCCTGCAGGCTTTGCTGGATGAAGGACTGCTGACGGAGACCGACCATGAATCCTTGGCCGGAGGCTACAAATTCCTCCGGCGGCTGGAAAACAAATTGCGGCTGATCCATGACCAGTCCATCAACGAGCTTTCGGGGGAGCGCGCCTATCTCGTCAAACTCGCCCGGAGGCTCGGCTACGCCGATCGGCCGCTGAGCCCGGACAAGGTGCTGCTGGAGGATTATCGGCAGGTCACTGGAAAGATCAGGGAAATTTTCGAGAGATTTCTCGGTCCGGATCAGGCGCCCGAGAGCGTCATCTCCGAAAATCGTTAA
- a CDS encoding PilZ domain-containing protein, with translation MLIGTLPKPSENRLCLFVRNESFRLVLAGLLGEWRYSVQKNPAAADLLLAEDGSPVPEDGAPVLWLTRTRCEEQDRLGLPFSLEELWTELERRFYKPARSRIRIRLALPATLEVRNETVEISITSLSDLGGRFDLDRELAPGEELVLGLTIARRRLKLSARVIYVVPLGDLDRSGKAQIGVIFDYRARSLRKVLHDFVIQTYLERVRAGMDAPVFMEGLSHFDVPPAILKEIGFPKPCL, from the coding sequence ATGCTGATAGGCACTCTTCCCAAACCGTCGGAAAATCGCCTTTGTCTTTTCGTCCGCAATGAATCGTTTCGCCTGGTTCTGGCAGGGCTCCTCGGAGAGTGGCGTTATTCGGTTCAGAAGAATCCGGCTGCCGCGGATCTTCTTCTCGCCGAAGATGGTTCCCCGGTTCCCGAGGATGGGGCTCCTGTGCTGTGGCTTACCCGCACCCGCTGTGAAGAGCAGGACCGTCTGGGCCTTCCATTTTCCCTGGAGGAGCTGTGGACCGAGCTCGAAAGGCGTTTTTACAAGCCTGCCAGAAGCCGCATCCGGATCAGACTTGCGCTTCCGGCAACACTGGAAGTCAGGAATGAGACGGTTGAAATCAGCATCACCAGTTTGTCTGATCTGGGAGGGCGGTTCGATTTGGATCGGGAACTGGCTCCCGGCGAGGAACTGGTTCTGGGCCTGACCATCGCCCGGCGCCGGTTGAAACTGTCTGCCCGGGTGATCTATGTGGTCCCCTTGGGAGATCTCGATCGGTCAGGGAAAGCTCAGATAGGGGTGATTTTCGATTACCGTGCCAGGAGCCTGCGGAAGGTTCTGCATGACTTCGTCATCCAAACCTACCTCGAAAGGGTGCGGGCAGGAATGGACGCCCCTGTCTTCATGGAAGGTTTGTCCCATTTCGATGTGCCGCCGGCGATCCTGAAAGAGATCGGATTCCCAAAGCCTTGCCTTTAA
- the glp gene encoding gephyrin-like molybdotransferase Glp, giving the protein MKTEENMLTYQQAIDVILQAVQPLPPVETALPDALGMVLAESVEACWDLPPADNSAMDGYAFAFAGQREGDELAVAGFVPAGASFAGRLSQKEAVKIMTGAPLPPECDTVMPVEDTALEGNRIRLTRSPQKGQHVRSRGEEFGRGEPLLGPGCPVYSGEMGLLAAGGITALKVHPTPRVALLSTGDELVELGSAPGPGQIVNSNFHLLAARLQESGCRVVPLGIARDNPQDLSARIAKGLEADMLISTGGVSVGDRDYVQEILLEHGFELGFWRVGIKPGKPVLFGTARGTTVFGLPGNPAASAATFELFVRPALRRLAGHRDPLPPRLRVTLTADISGGEKRQRFLWGTLQEREGRYLFTPSPRQGSGQNRSIQGAQALLPVPGDSPEIIAGTEMEVLLLRLPPGGA; this is encoded by the coding sequence TTGAAAACAGAGGAAAACATGCTGACATACCAGCAGGCGATCGACGTGATTCTGCAAGCCGTCCAACCCCTGCCGCCGGTAGAGACGGCCCTGCCGGACGCTCTCGGAATGGTGCTCGCCGAATCGGTGGAAGCCTGCTGGGACCTTCCCCCGGCGGACAACTCGGCCATGGACGGCTATGCCTTCGCTTTTGCCGGACAACGCGAAGGGGATGAACTGGCGGTGGCGGGATTCGTCCCCGCGGGCGCCTCTTTCGCGGGCCGTCTTTCACAGAAGGAGGCGGTGAAGATCATGACCGGCGCTCCTCTGCCGCCGGAGTGCGATACCGTTATGCCGGTGGAAGATACCGCCTTGGAAGGGAACCGCATCCGTCTCACCCGCTCCCCGCAGAAGGGTCAGCATGTGCGCAGTCGCGGCGAGGAATTCGGCCGGGGGGAACCGCTCCTGGGTCCCGGCTGCCCTGTTTATTCCGGTGAAATGGGGCTGCTGGCGGCCGGCGGCATTACGGCTCTCAAGGTTCATCCCACCCCCCGCGTCGCCCTCCTCTCCACCGGTGACGAGCTGGTGGAGCTCGGCTCCGCCCCCGGCCCCGGGCAGATCGTGAACTCCAACTTTCACCTTCTCGCGGCCCGGCTTCAGGAGTCGGGGTGCCGTGTCGTACCCCTCGGCATCGCCCGGGACAATCCCCAGGACCTGAGCGCCAGAATAGCCAAGGGGCTCGAGGCCGACATGCTTATCAGCACCGGCGGGGTTTCCGTGGGCGACCGCGACTATGTGCAGGAGATCCTGCTGGAACACGGCTTCGAGCTCGGTTTCTGGCGGGTGGGAATAAAACCGGGCAAACCCGTCCTCTTCGGGACCGCGCGGGGCACGACAGTGTTCGGACTCCCCGGTAATCCGGCCGCCTCGGCGGCCACCTTCGAACTGTTTGTCCGCCCTGCCCTGCGAAGGCTCGCCGGACATCGCGATCCCCTGCCGCCGCGCCTGCGCGTCACCCTGACTGCCGACATCAGCGGAGGGGAAAAACGGCAGCGTTTTCTCTGGGGAACCCTGCAGGAGCGGGAAGGCCGCTATCTCTTCACTCCCTCACCCCGTCAGGGATCGGGTCAGAACCGCAGCATACAGGGGGCGCAGGCTCTGCTTCCGGTCCCGGGAGACAGTCCGGAGATAATCGCCGGAACGGAAATGGAGGTTCTGCTCCTTCGCCTGCCTCCGGGAGGGGCCTGA
- the tatA gene encoding twin-arginine translocase TatA/TatE family subunit, protein MFGLGTQELIIILVLVLIIFGAGKLPQIGGALGKSIRNFKEGVKEEEEEKKEEEKKLEDKKDESI, encoded by the coding sequence ATGTTCGGACTCGGAACCCAGGAACTGATCATCATCCTCGTGCTGGTGCTGATTATTTTCGGCGCCGGCAAGCTTCCCCAGATCGGAGGGGCGCTCGGCAAGAGCATTCGCAATTTCAAGGAGGGGGTCAAGGAAGAGGAAGAAGAAAAAAAGGAAGAAGAAAAAAAGCTGGAAGACAAGAAGGATGAATCAATCTGA
- the gatB gene encoding Asp-tRNA(Asn)/Glu-tRNA(Gln) amidotransferase subunit GatB: MKYEVVIGLEVHVQLTTKTKIFCGCSTAFGAAPNSHTCPVCLGLPGALPVLNGKVAEFAIRTGLATHCAIAPRSIFARKNYFYPDLPKGYQISQYELPICEHGHLKIETEEGGPKTIGITRIHMEEDAGKLIHGETAETAGSSFVDLNRACTPLLEIVSEPDMRSSDEAIAYLKKLHQIVVYLGVCDGNLEQGSFRCDANVSIRPWGQKEFGTRAELKNINSFRFIKQAIDYEVERQAEILEDGGRVIQETRLFDSAAGTTRSMRGKEEAHDYRYFPDPDLVPLVVSGEWIEEVRKSLPELPEAKIERFVREYGIPLYDAEVLCADRAMADYFDACVGLHGNGKTCANWVMGEVQRRLNDEGIAITGAPVTPTLLAGMLRRIDDNTISGKIAKTVFDEMWQSGRDADTVIEEKGLKQVTDTGAIEAIIDEVIAANPGQVEEYRGGKDKVFGFFVGQVMKASKGKANPAAVNELLKKKLKG; encoded by the coding sequence ATGAAATACGAAGTCGTCATCGGGCTGGAGGTGCACGTCCAGCTGACCACGAAGACCAAGATCTTCTGCGGCTGTTCGACCGCCTTCGGGGCCGCGCCCAATTCCCATACCTGCCCGGTCTGCCTGGGGCTGCCGGGCGCCCTGCCGGTGCTCAACGGGAAAGTCGCGGAATTCGCCATCCGGACCGGCCTGGCCACCCACTGCGCCATCGCCCCCCGGTCGATCTTCGCCCGCAAGAACTACTTCTATCCCGACCTCCCCAAGGGATATCAGATCTCCCAGTACGAGCTCCCCATCTGCGAGCACGGCCACCTGAAGATCGAAACCGAAGAAGGGGGACCGAAGACCATCGGCATCACCCGGATCCACATGGAAGAGGACGCCGGCAAGCTGATCCACGGAGAAACGGCCGAAACCGCAGGCAGCTCCTTCGTCGACCTCAACCGGGCATGCACCCCCCTGCTGGAGATCGTCTCCGAACCGGACATGCGCTCTTCGGACGAAGCCATCGCCTACCTGAAGAAGCTGCACCAGATCGTGGTCTACCTCGGCGTCTGCGACGGCAACCTGGAGCAGGGCTCCTTCCGCTGCGACGCCAACGTCTCGATCCGCCCCTGGGGACAGAAGGAATTCGGCACCCGCGCCGAGCTGAAGAACATCAACTCCTTCCGCTTCATCAAGCAGGCCATCGATTACGAAGTCGAGCGGCAGGCGGAGATCCTCGAGGACGGCGGCCGGGTGATCCAGGAGACACGCCTCTTCGACAGCGCCGCCGGCACGACCCGCTCCATGCGCGGCAAGGAAGAGGCTCACGACTACCGGTATTTCCCCGATCCCGATCTCGTCCCCCTGGTCGTCTCCGGAGAGTGGATCGAAGAGGTCCGCAAGAGCCTCCCGGAACTCCCCGAAGCGAAGATCGAGCGTTTCGTCCGCGAGTACGGCATTCCCCTCTACGACGCCGAGGTCCTCTGCGCCGACCGCGCCATGGCCGACTACTTCGACGCCTGCGTCGGTCTGCACGGCAACGGTAAAACCTGCGCCAACTGGGTCATGGGCGAGGTCCAGCGCCGTCTCAACGACGAGGGGATCGCCATCACCGGCGCCCCGGTCACCCCGACACTGCTGGCGGGGATGCTGCGGCGCATCGACGACAACACCATCTCCGGCAAGATCGCCAAGACGGTTTTTGACGAAATGTGGCAGAGCGGCAGGGATGCCGACACCGTCATCGAGGAGAAGGGCCTGAAGCAGGTTACCGATACCGGCGCCATCGAAGCGATCATCGACGAGGTCATCGCCGCCAACCCCGGGCAGGTTGAGGAATACCGCGGAGGCAAGGACAAGGTCTTCGGCTTCTTCGTCGGCCAGGTGATGAAAGCCTCCAAGGGCAAGGCGAATCCCGCCGCTGTGAATGAACTGCTGAAGAAGAAACTAAAGGGATGA
- the gatC gene encoding Asp-tRNA(Asn)/Glu-tRNA(Gln) amidotransferase subunit GatC — protein MKITRAEVEHVARLARLALQDGELDRLTGQMDAILGYVEQLNELNTEGIIPTAHAVPMENAFREDEVKPPIGIEKALRNAPAAAEGAFKVPKVIE, from the coding sequence ATGAAGATAACCCGCGCCGAAGTGGAGCATGTCGCCCGTCTGGCCCGCCTCGCCCTCCAGGATGGCGAACTGGACAGGCTGACCGGGCAGATGGACGCCATCCTCGGCTATGTCGAGCAGTTGAACGAATTGAACACCGAAGGCATCATCCCCACCGCTCATGCCGTTCCGATGGAGAATGCCTTTCGCGAGGATGAGGTGAAACCCCCTATCGGCATCGAAAAAGCGCTGCGGAACGCCCCGGCCGCCGCCGAAGGCGCTTTCAAGGTGCCCAAGGTTATCGAATAA
- the gatA gene encoding Asp-tRNA(Asn)/Glu-tRNA(Gln) amidotransferase subunit GatA — MELTELTIHEMRRRLVAGELTSIGLTRAFLDRIEATDQKVNAFITVCGESALAQAVEADKRMARGEADILTGIPVALKDIFNTEGIRTTCASKILSDYISPYDATVVAKLKKQGAVILGKLNMDEFAMGSSNENSAFGPVKNPWDLETVPGGSSGGSAACVAARQSAATLGTDTGGSIRQPASHCGVVGLKPTYGRVSRYGVIAYASSLDQVGPLTRDVEDCAILLGAVAGHDPADSTSVDIPVPDYLATLGAGVKGLKIGLPREYFIEGLDPDVKAAVERAIETYRGLGAEIVEVSLPHTDYAVACYYLIATAEASSNLARYDGVRYGLRVDEGKGLIDMYMKSRAAGFGAEVKRRIMLGTYALSSGYYDAYYLKAQKVRTLIRRDFLDAFSKVDVILTPVAPTPAFRLGEKVDDPLQMYLSDTFTIPVNMAGTCALSLPCGFSGSGLPIGLQLVGSPFGEETILRAGHAFEQATEWHKRKPVI, encoded by the coding sequence GTGGAATTGACCGAACTGACCATACATGAGATGCGCCGCAGGCTCGTCGCCGGGGAGTTGACTTCAATCGGGCTGACCCGGGCTTTTCTCGACCGGATAGAGGCCACCGACCAGAAGGTGAACGCCTTTATCACCGTCTGCGGAGAGTCGGCGCTGGCGCAGGCGGTTGAGGCGGACAAGCGCATGGCAAGGGGCGAGGCCGACATTCTGACCGGCATCCCCGTTGCGCTGAAGGATATCTTCAATACCGAGGGGATCCGCACCACCTGCGCCTCGAAGATCCTGTCCGATTACATATCCCCTTACGACGCCACCGTGGTAGCCAAATTAAAGAAACAGGGGGCGGTGATCCTCGGCAAGCTGAACATGGATGAGTTCGCCATGGGAAGTTCCAACGAGAACAGCGCCTTCGGCCCGGTAAAAAACCCCTGGGATCTGGAGACGGTTCCCGGCGGCTCCTCCGGCGGCAGCGCCGCCTGCGTGGCGGCCCGCCAGTCGGCCGCCACCCTGGGGACCGACACCGGCGGCTCCATCCGCCAGCCGGCCTCCCATTGCGGGGTGGTGGGTCTCAAGCCGACTTACGGCCGTGTTTCCCGGTACGGGGTGATCGCCTACGCCTCCTCCCTCGACCAGGTCGGTCCGCTGACCCGGGACGTGGAGGATTGCGCGATCCTGCTCGGAGCCGTGGCCGGTCACGATCCGGCCGATTCAACCTCCGTCGACATACCGGTCCCCGATTACCTCGCCACCCTCGGTGCAGGCGTCAAGGGACTGAAGATCGGCCTCCCCAGGGAGTATTTCATCGAGGGCCTCGATCCCGATGTCAAGGCGGCCGTGGAACGGGCTATCGAGACGTACCGCGGGCTCGGCGCCGAGATCGTCGAGGTCTCTCTCCCCCACACCGACTACGCGGTAGCCTGCTACTACCTCATCGCCACCGCCGAGGCCTCCAGCAACCTGGCCCGCTATGACGGAGTGCGCTACGGGCTGCGGGTCGACGAAGGAAAGGGGCTCATCGACATGTACATGAAGAGCCGCGCCGCCGGTTTCGGAGCCGAGGTCAAGCGCCGCATCATGCTCGGCACCTACGCCCTCTCCTCGGGCTACTACGATGCCTATTACCTCAAGGCGCAGAAGGTGCGGACCCTGATCCGCCGGGATTTCCTCGACGCCTTCTCCAAAGTCGACGTCATTCTCACTCCGGTGGCCCCGACTCCGGCCTTCCGCCTAGGGGAAAAGGTGGACGACCCGTTGCAGATGTATCTCTCGGACACCTTCACCATCCCCGTCAACATGGCCGGAACCTGCGCCCTCTCCCTCCCCTGCGGCTTCTCCGGATCGGGGCTGCCCATCGGCCTGCAGCTCGTCGGCAGCCCCTTCGGCGAAGAGACCATCCTGCGCGCCGGTCACGCTTTCGAGCAGGCGACGGAGTGGCATAAAAGGAAACCCGTAATCTAG
- a CDS encoding OmpA family protein — translation MKRTVILMVIAALTLAGCAQPATRTQKGAAVGTGVGAATGAVAGQVIGGDTKGTLIGAAIGAAVGGVAGGAMGRMMDNQEAAFRQELAGVEGANVQRNANTLALTFKADTLFDVDSSAVKPGFYDELTRVSRVLNQYPQTNIIIAGHTDSTGSETYNQQLSDRRAANVKNALVGQGVNAARMTAIGYGETSPIADNSTDYGRQLNRRVEITIAPQ, via the coding sequence ATGAAGAGAACAGTGATTCTTATGGTAATTGCAGCCCTGACCCTGGCGGGCTGCGCGCAACCGGCAACCAGGACCCAGAAAGGGGCGGCAGTCGGAACCGGCGTCGGAGCGGCCACGGGAGCGGTGGCCGGACAGGTGATAGGCGGGGATACCAAGGGGACGCTGATCGGCGCGGCCATCGGGGCCGCGGTCGGAGGTGTCGCCGGCGGAGCCATGGGACGGATGATGGATAATCAGGAGGCGGCCTTCAGGCAGGAGCTGGCGGGGGTGGAAGGGGCCAATGTGCAGCGCAACGCCAACACTCTGGCTCTGACCTTCAAGGCGGATACCCTGTTCGACGTTGATTCGTCGGCCGTCAAGCCCGGCTTCTACGATGAGCTCACCCGGGTCTCCAGGGTGCTGAACCAGTATCCCCAGACCAACATCATTATCGCCGGTCATACGGACAGCACCGGTTCGGAGACGTACAACCAGCAGCTCTCGGACCGGCGGGCGGCCAATGTCAAGAACGCCCTGGTCGGCCAGGGGGTCAACGCGGCGCGGATGACCGCCATCGGATACGGGGAAACCAGCCCCATCGCCGATAACAGCACTGATTATGGTCGGCAGTTGAACCGGCGCGTGGAAATCACCATCGCGCCGCAGTAA